Proteins encoded by one window of Luteimonas yindakuii:
- the rpoN gene encoding RNA polymerase factor sigma-54, which translates to MKASATTSMQLGQQLHMTPQLLQSIRLLQLDGLQLELEIRRVLEHNPLLELDEEPVASAMPEPADAQAEVASFDELPETSMWDVRGAGWNDADDDGMQRIAAGESTDPQLRILQRLAAELDTRDLEVAAYWLENCDDAGYLTAPLDALTRRACALFDRHASEIEGVRQRLLAGDPAGVAACDLRECLLAQLAALPGTVAARPLAARLIRDALDALAAHDIGAVARRLGCDEADAHEAVRLVLSLDPKPGEAGAPEADQAVVPDVVVWKADAGWRVALNPRSTPRISINAGYERAVAEGEGGAATAPMRELLQEARWFTRGLSMRYDTLLRTARVIVERQAAFLEQGEEAMAPLTLKEVADAIGMHESTVSRITTGKYLQTPRGTIEMKRFFAVRLDGANVSGAAVRAMVKRLIDAEPAQRPLADDAIAALLARQGVHIARRTVAKYREQLDIAPARARRNARSHTLLARTG; encoded by the coding sequence ATGAAGGCCAGCGCCACCACCTCGATGCAGCTCGGCCAGCAGCTGCACATGACCCCGCAGCTGCTGCAGTCGATCCGTCTGCTGCAGCTCGATGGCCTGCAGCTGGAGCTGGAAATCCGCCGCGTGCTGGAACACAACCCGCTGCTGGAACTCGACGAGGAACCCGTTGCAAGCGCGATGCCAGAACCGGCCGACGCGCAGGCCGAGGTCGCCTCGTTCGACGAGCTGCCGGAAACATCGATGTGGGACGTGCGCGGTGCGGGCTGGAACGATGCCGACGACGATGGCATGCAGCGCATCGCCGCCGGTGAGTCCACCGATCCGCAGCTGCGCATCCTGCAGCGGCTGGCGGCCGAGCTGGATACCCGCGATCTCGAGGTCGCGGCCTATTGGCTGGAGAACTGCGATGACGCCGGTTACCTGACGGCACCGCTGGACGCGCTGACCCGCCGCGCCTGCGCGCTGTTCGACCGGCACGCAAGCGAGATCGAAGGCGTGCGCCAGCGCCTGCTTGCCGGTGACCCGGCCGGCGTTGCCGCATGCGACCTGCGCGAGTGCCTGCTTGCACAGCTCGCGGCCCTGCCCGGCACGGTCGCCGCCCGCCCGCTGGCCGCGCGCCTGATCCGCGATGCGCTCGATGCACTGGCGGCGCATGACATCGGTGCGGTCGCACGTCGGCTTGGCTGTGACGAAGCCGATGCCCACGAAGCTGTGCGGCTGGTGCTGTCGCTGGACCCGAAGCCCGGCGAAGCCGGTGCACCCGAAGCGGACCAGGCGGTGGTGCCGGACGTGGTGGTGTGGAAGGCCGACGCCGGCTGGCGCGTGGCACTCAATCCGCGCTCCACGCCGCGGATATCGATCAACGCCGGCTACGAGCGCGCCGTCGCCGAAGGCGAAGGTGGCGCCGCCACCGCGCCGATGCGCGAGCTGCTGCAGGAAGCGCGCTGGTTCACCCGCGGCCTGTCGATGCGCTATGACACCCTGCTGCGCACCGCGCGGGTGATCGTCGAGCGCCAGGCCGCGTTCCTCGAACAGGGCGAGGAAGCGATGGCACCGCTGACGCTCAAGGAAGTCGCCGACGCCATCGGCATGCACGAATCCACGGTCTCGCGCATCACCACCGGCAAGTACCTGCAGACGCCGCGCGGCACCATCGAGATGAAGCGCTTCTTCGCGGTGCGCCTGGACGGCGCGAATGTCTCCGGCGCCGCGGTCAGGGCGATGGTCAAGCGCCTGATCGATGCCGAACCCGCACAGCGCCCCCTCGCCGACGACGCCATCGCCGCCCTGCTCGCCCGACAGGGCGTGCACATCGCGCGGCGCACGGTCGCCAAGTACCGCGAGCAGCTCGACATCGCGCCGGCACGCGCACGCCGCAACGCGCGTTCCCACACCCTGCTGGCCCGGACGGGCTGA
- a CDS encoding response regulator transcription factor codes for MRVLIVDDHTLVRAGLTRLLQGFGDVDVCGEASRADEAFDLSLIHRPDVVLMDLSLPGRNGIEAMVAIRNELPATRVLIMSMHDDSQHVRTAIERGACGFIVKDAAPLELELALRTAMSGQVFLSPRLSSRMMAPMFGREKAVGVDALSPRQRQILGMIGRGLGNKEIGAELGISVKTVETHRARMMEALGCRRANELVVLAARHQQEVV; via the coding sequence GTGCGCGTACTGATCGTTGACGACCACACCCTTGTCCGCGCGGGGCTTACCCGCCTGTTGCAGGGTTTCGGCGATGTGGACGTCTGCGGCGAAGCGAGCCGCGCCGACGAGGCCTTCGACCTCAGCCTGATCCATCGCCCCGACGTGGTGCTGATGGACCTGTCCCTGCCCGGCCGCAACGGCATCGAGGCGATGGTCGCCATCCGCAACGAACTGCCCGCCACGCGGGTGCTGATCATGTCGATGCACGACGACTCGCAGCACGTGCGCACCGCGATCGAGCGCGGCGCCTGCGGCTTCATCGTCAAGGATGCAGCGCCACTGGAACTCGAACTCGCGCTGCGCACGGCGATGTCGGGCCAGGTGTTCCTCAGCCCGCGGCTGTCGTCGCGGATGATGGCGCCGATGTTCGGACGCGAGAAGGCGGTGGGCGTGGATGCGCTGTCGCCGCGCCAGCGGCAGATCCTCGGCATGATCGGCCGCGGCCTGGGCAACAAGGAAATCGGCGCCGAGCTCGGCATCAGCGTCAAGACGGTGGAAACCCACCGCGCGCGGATGATGGAAGCGCTGGGCTGCCGTCGCGCCAACGAGCTGGTGGTGCTCGCGGCGAGGCATCAGCAGGAAGTGGTGTAG
- a CDS encoding PilZ domain-containing protein: MTSAGGHTGTTAEHRLFADVLSCELALPVSIATSDSRGRQAQAVTLLSGLAQIEDLRKDDGGEEHGDLPLLAQRMDAKLDLILALLGRLARQVDGMPEHELRWSRHGLRIDLADVPALDAGTPVLVKLQPADWLPDHVELPATVLDVVGHRVWLAFADLRPDLAEALDRHLFRLHRRQIAEQRRR; encoded by the coding sequence GTGACTTCGGCCGGCGGACACACGGGCACGACGGCGGAGCACCGGCTGTTCGCCGACGTGCTCAGCTGCGAGCTCGCCCTGCCCGTCTCGATTGCAACTTCCGACAGCCGTGGTCGCCAGGCGCAGGCGGTGACCCTGCTGTCCGGCCTCGCCCAGATCGAGGACCTGCGCAAGGACGACGGCGGCGAGGAGCATGGCGACCTGCCGCTGCTCGCCCAGCGGATGGATGCCAAGCTCGACCTCATCCTTGCGTTGCTTGGGCGCCTCGCGCGCCAGGTCGACGGCATGCCCGAGCACGAGTTGCGCTGGTCGCGGCATGGCCTGCGCATCGACCTCGCCGACGTGCCCGCGCTGGATGCGGGCACGCCCGTGCTGGTGAAGCTGCAGCCTGCGGACTGGCTGCCCGACCACGTGGAACTGCCGGCCACGGTGCTCGATGTCGTCGGCCACCGCGTGTGGCTGGCGTTCGCGGACCTGCGTCCCGATCTCGCCGAGGCGCTCGACCGCCACCTGTTCCGCCTGCACCGCCGCCAGATCGCCGAGCAGCGCCGGCGCTGA
- the fliS gene encoding flagellar export chaperone FliS — protein sequence MMSRNYAQQYRQSQLEGAVMDADPHKLVALLLSGACERIRLAEACLERGDPARKGKAIGEACAIVGHLNGSLDHEAGGEVASNLSSLYDYVLRRLTEANLDNDVEALRECLSLLGEIETAWNAIRPAVVGNVPASATA from the coding sequence ATGATGTCGCGCAATTACGCCCAGCAGTACCGCCAGAGCCAGCTCGAGGGTGCGGTGATGGATGCCGACCCGCACAAGCTGGTCGCACTGTTGCTGTCGGGGGCGTGCGAGCGCATCCGCCTGGCCGAGGCCTGCCTGGAGCGCGGTGACCCGGCCCGCAAGGGCAAGGCGATCGGCGAAGCCTGCGCCATCGTCGGGCACCTCAACGGCTCCCTGGACCACGAGGCCGGCGGCGAGGTCGCAAGCAACCTGTCGTCGCTGTACGACTACGTCCTGCGGCGGCTGACCGAAGCCAACCTCGACAACGATGTCGAGGCGCTCCGGGAGTGTCTGTCGCTGCTTGGCGAGATCGAAACCGCATGGAACGCCATCCGCCCGGCGGTGGTCGGCAACGTGCCCGCGAGTGCCACGGCATGA
- the fliD gene encoding flagellar filament capping protein FliD, with product MADYSFGYGGIGSGLDISGIVSQLVAADRAPQNARLNTLESTTKFKLSGLGSVASAFDALKTALDGLQKVDALGARTVGSTMLSLASGSTANATSDAVLTPTVGRNTPVGSYQVEVLSLATAHKLLGTGTEVGSKFSAGTLRVAIGEDSVDVAIKADATLADIRSAINDAAGKHGVQAALLTSDAGHHLSLGSAKTGAANGITIEMVEGDSDLQSLVQGLAQQSPAADAKVVIDGLLTTAASNTIKDAVPGMTLVLKQAGTSRVDVSADPAGSRAAVDGFVKAYNAALKAIGTATTYNAETKTPSSLTGDAQMRGAASQLRNVMNDLLGGLAAQGLDAKTLGLQTQGFPNPDGSLVLDSTKFNEAMASNSARVIAAFTGETGLAAKLNDVVKRYVGTDGALTLRTKGLNDQLKDVAKQREALDVRMDAAAKRYRTQFVALDSLMAQMTSTSSALAQQLSALSAQTSNR from the coding sequence ATGGCGGACTATTCCTTCGGTTACGGCGGCATCGGCTCGGGGCTCGACATCAGTGGCATCGTCAGCCAGCTGGTCGCGGCCGACCGTGCGCCGCAGAACGCCCGCCTCAACACCCTGGAATCGACGACCAAGTTCAAGCTCTCCGGCCTGGGCAGCGTCGCCTCCGCCTTCGATGCACTCAAGACCGCGCTCGACGGCCTGCAGAAGGTGGATGCGCTGGGTGCTCGCACGGTCGGCTCGACCATGCTGTCGCTGGCGTCGGGTAGCACCGCAAACGCGACCTCCGATGCGGTGCTCACTCCCACCGTCGGGCGCAATACACCGGTTGGCAGTTACCAGGTCGAGGTGCTGTCCCTGGCCACTGCCCACAAGCTGCTGGGCACCGGCACCGAGGTCGGCAGCAAGTTCTCCGCCGGGACGCTGCGCGTGGCGATCGGCGAGGACTCGGTCGACGTTGCGATCAAGGCCGATGCGACGCTCGCCGACATCCGCAGCGCGATCAACGATGCCGCCGGGAAGCATGGCGTGCAGGCCGCGTTGCTGACTTCCGACGCCGGCCATCATCTTTCGCTCGGCAGTGCCAAGACCGGCGCGGCGAACGGCATCACGATCGAGATGGTCGAAGGCGACAGCGATCTGCAGTCGCTGGTCCAGGGCCTGGCCCAACAGTCTCCCGCAGCCGATGCAAAGGTCGTGATCGACGGCCTGCTGACCACCGCGGCGAGCAACACCATCAAGGACGCCGTACCCGGCATGACCCTGGTGCTGAAGCAGGCGGGCACCAGCCGCGTCGACGTCAGCGCCGATCCCGCCGGCAGCCGCGCGGCCGTGGATGGCTTCGTCAAGGCCTACAACGCCGCACTCAAGGCAATTGGCACCGCGACCACCTACAACGCCGAAACCAAGACGCCGTCGTCGCTGACCGGCGATGCGCAGATGCGTGGCGCCGCGTCGCAGCTGCGCAACGTGATGAACGACCTGCTCGGCGGCCTTGCAGCGCAGGGCCTCGATGCGAAGACCCTGGGCCTGCAGACGCAGGGGTTTCCGAATCCCGACGGCAGCCTGGTGCTGGACTCGACGAAGTTCAACGAGGCGATGGCAAGCAATTCGGCCAGGGTCATCGCCGCATTCACTGGCGAAACCGGCCTTGCCGCGAAGCTCAACGACGTGGTCAAGCGTTACGTCGGCACCGACGGCGCACTCACCCTGCGTACCAAGGGCCTGAACGACCAGCTCAAGGACGTCGCCAAGCAACGCGAAGCGCTCGACGTGCGGATGGACGCGGCCGCGAAGCGTTACCGCACCCAGTTCGTCGCGCTCGATTCACTGATGGCGCAGATGACCTCGACCAGCAGCGCGCTGGCGCAGCAGCTTTCAGCGCTGTCGGCGCAGACCAGCAACCGCTAG
- a CDS encoding flagellin, producing MMSVINTNTISLNAQRNLATNSASLSTSIQRLSSGLRINSAKDDAAGLAISERFSTQIRGMNQAARNANDGISLAQTAEGALGEIGNNLQRIRELAVQSSNATNSKGDREALQKEVNQLVAEIDRVAKQTSFNGTNLLDGSFSGKAFQVGADAGQLISVDSITNAQTNALGAGLFAKGTIDAVAVTTSDDGGTPAAHSYTEITVADFTIGGVEFAGSTIAASGNVYESAADAEAAGELAAANYYVSTINAKAAETGVGASLTVDGDGVPTGAVELFSTKAGEVGDSIDTNLTGTFSALAATDKTAVTNVDISNFAGAQRAISIMDSALNDVNSSRADLGAIQNRFSSVVANLQTTSENLSASRSRIMDTDFAKETAELSRTQVLQQAGTAMLAQANQIPQNVLSLLR from the coding sequence ATCATGTCCGTCATCAACACCAACACCATCTCGCTCAACGCCCAGCGCAACCTGGCAACGAACTCCGCCAGCCTGTCGACCTCGATCCAGCGCCTGTCGTCGGGTCTGCGCATCAACAGCGCCAAGGACGACGCCGCCGGCCTCGCGATCTCCGAGCGCTTCAGCACCCAGATCCGCGGCATGAACCAGGCCGCCCGCAACGCCAACGACGGCATCTCGCTGGCGCAGACTGCCGAAGGCGCGCTGGGCGAGATCGGCAACAACCTGCAGCGCATCCGTGAGCTGGCCGTGCAGTCCTCGAACGCCACCAACTCCAAGGGCGACCGCGAGGCGTTGCAGAAGGAAGTGAACCAGCTCGTCGCCGAGATTGACCGCGTGGCCAAGCAGACCAGCTTCAACGGTACCAACCTGCTCGATGGCAGCTTCTCCGGCAAAGCCTTCCAGGTCGGTGCCGATGCCGGTCAGTTGATTTCCGTCGACAGCATCACCAATGCACAGACCAATGCTCTGGGTGCCGGTCTGTTCGCCAAGGGCACCATCGACGCGGTCGCCGTTACTACTAGCGATGATGGCGGCACCCCCGCCGCGCACAGCTACACCGAAATCACTGTCGCCGATTTCACAATCGGTGGCGTTGAGTTTGCAGGCAGCACCATTGCCGCGTCCGGCAATGTCTACGAAAGTGCTGCGGATGCTGAAGCCGCCGGCGAGCTCGCGGCAGCGAACTATTACGTCAGCACCATTAACGCCAAGGCGGCTGAAACGGGGGTGGGTGCCTCGCTCACTGTGGACGGCGATGGTGTTCCGACCGGTGCGGTGGAGCTGTTTTCTACGAAGGCAGGTGAAGTGGGCGATTCGATTGACACCAACCTGACTGGCACCTTCTCTGCCTTGGCTGCCACTGACAAGACTGCCGTGACCAACGTCGACATCAGCAACTTCGCGGGCGCTCAGCGCGCTATCTCGATTATGGACTCGGCACTGAATGACGTGAACTCTTCTCGCGCGGACCTCGGTGCGATCCAGAACCGTTTCAGCTCGGTTGTCGCCAACCTGCAGACCACGTCGGAGAATCTGTCGGCCTCGCGCAGCCGGATCATGGACACCGACTTCGCCAAGGAAACCGCCGAGCTGTCGCGCACCCAGGTGCTGCAGCAGGCCGGTACCGCGATGCTGGCGCAGGCCAACCAGATCCCGCAGAACGTGCTCAGCCTGCTGCGCTGA
- the flgL gene encoding flagellar hook-associated protein FlgL, with product MSNRISTGMLYQQSISTLQSKQAQLAKLQQQLATGQKLITAKDDPVGAGAAVGMDRALAALERFEANGNTVRHRLGMQESVLTQAGGMMGRINELTVQANGGALSDGDRKAIAIEVTSLRDGLLDLANSTDGTGRYLFGGTQDGSAPFARTGTGVIYGGDQTQRQVEIAPQMFVADALPGSEVFLRVRAGDGRIDAAAAAGNTGTGQIGSFGLVDSAQWDGGRYSIAFGADASYTVTDAGGTEVATGVHVPGEAITFAGAQIVLRGAPADGDSFEVSAAGTRDIFATVDRLLGALQMSATTDTQRAAQQNALQSSMRDIATAQEHMIDARASGGAQLSALDNAASLRDAQGLTLETTLSGLRDLDYADAIARFDLEKVALEAAQLSFVQMQRLSLFNLIR from the coding sequence ATGAGCAATCGTATTTCGACTGGGATGCTGTACCAGCAGTCGATCTCCACCCTGCAGTCGAAGCAGGCGCAGCTTGCGAAGCTGCAGCAGCAGCTGGCCACGGGGCAGAAGCTGATTACCGCCAAGGACGATCCGGTCGGCGCCGGTGCTGCGGTCGGCATGGACCGCGCGCTTGCGGCGCTGGAGCGCTTCGAGGCCAACGGCAACACGGTGCGCCATCGTCTGGGCATGCAGGAAAGCGTGCTGACCCAGGCCGGCGGCATGATGGGGCGTATCAACGAGCTGACCGTGCAGGCCAATGGCGGCGCGCTGTCCGACGGCGACCGCAAGGCCATCGCCATCGAGGTCACCAGCCTGCGCGACGGCCTGCTGGACCTCGCCAACAGCACCGATGGCACCGGCCGCTACCTGTTCGGCGGCACCCAGGATGGCAGTGCGCCATTCGCACGTACCGGCACCGGCGTGATCTACGGCGGCGACCAGACCCAGCGCCAGGTCGAGATCGCACCGCAGATGTTCGTCGCCGATGCCCTGCCCGGCAGCGAGGTCTTCCTGCGCGTGCGCGCCGGCGACGGCCGCATCGACGCGGCCGCAGCAGCGGGCAATACCGGCACCGGCCAGATCGGCAGCTTCGGCCTGGTGGATTCCGCACAGTGGGATGGCGGCCGCTACAGCATCGCCTTCGGCGCCGACGCGTCGTACACCGTCACCGATGCAGGCGGTACCGAAGTCGCCACCGGCGTCCATGTGCCGGGCGAGGCGATCACCTTCGCCGGCGCACAGATCGTGCTGCGTGGCGCCCCCGCCGATGGCGACAGCTTCGAGGTCTCGGCCGCGGGCACGCGCGACATCTTCGCCACCGTCGATCGCCTGCTCGGCGCATTGCAGATGAGCGCCACCACCGATACGCAACGCGCAGCGCAGCAGAACGCGCTGCAGTCCTCGATGCGCGACATCGCCACCGCGCAGGAGCACATGATCGACGCCCGCGCCAGCGGCGGCGCACAGCTCTCCGCGCTGGACAACGCCGCCAGCCTGCGCGACGCGCAGGGCCTCACGCTGGAAACCACACTCTCCGGCCTGCGCGATCTCGACTACGCCGACGCCATCGCCCGCTTCGACCTCGAGAAGGTCGCACTCGAAGCCGCACAGCTCAGCTTCGTGCAGATGCAGCGCCTGTCGCTGTTCAACCTGATCCGCTGA